GTACTGAAGACTTTTATTGTGCCACTTCTTTTGAGAAACATACAGCAGCTTCAGTTGTTTTGATTGGATTTGATTGAAAGTGTTGAGAGTTATTTTGTTTGCAATCTATCTACACTGATACactatattaataaattaaaacgTCTCATATAATACATAAAGTTTAGCAGCCATATCACACAAACAGTTACAACATTGATGGTTAATATTGTTACATGGTTTCATTGATTACTTCCTTTcacaggatatataaatatataacacaaaaaaacaaaccacataacaaaacaatatcacactatactttaattatttaatttttattacaGTACACGATTGCACAATtactcacaaagacacacaagtAGCAGAAGTAGAAGAAGACCTTCGGGCTAAATACCAATTTACATCAAACTACACTGAAACTGCCGTCTTTTGTTGTCGGAGGTCCAGAGGTTGAAACCTCAGAGGTCATTCATTCAGCTGTGGCTCTTTGTAATTATAGTGAAGGGTTCAGCCTTTAATTCAAGGTGTAATGACCTCAACTGCAAAAACCTTACAGAAGAGAAGAGCTGTGAGGTTTGTGAGAGCTGTTCTGCATTAAGATAACGTGTTCAAGATATATGAGCGTAATTTTAAAAGaccataaaacagattttagttttttatggTAACGGTGTACAGTTGTATATCGAGTAtttgtactcgagtatttccaTATTGTTAATAttctctggaactctctccccaaacacatccgtgactgtactgacttgcccaccttcaaatctctgacaaaaacacacctttttaaaattgcttttaatgtttagctcagtctattgtgtttttagtgtactatctcatattgttttaatgatttgatgttctttttatgtaaagtgtccttgagtaccttgaaaagcgcttttaaatcagatatattattattattgttattattaggtatgaatgtatgacagcttagggcttccgtactattcattatcttgagatcttgaattaattatgtcgttatctggagaaaacaaagtttcgTTATTTCAAGATCTTGAGAAAATGATCCTATTATCTCTGCATAACATTTGTAATTCcaagataatgacataaataactaaagagcttgagaaaacaaatgaaattaactaattatcacaagaaaacagaggaaataaaatttACGAATGTATGACTGCTTAGGGCTTCTGTATACGTTAATATGTTTATCTTGAATTAATTACGTTGTTGTTTTGAGGAAACAAACTTTCTTTATCTCAAGATCTCGAGAGAGAAATTTATCCCGTTATCTTGGGATGATAACATTTATGTCGAGATAACGGCATGAGAAAACTcctgagaaaacaaattaaattaactaattatcacgagaaaacagaggaaaataaaatgtattaatgaatGTTTGAGCTTCCATAttcatctgacagctttagtttcTTTTCAGATCAATGTTTTATAGTGTTACATTGTTAACATTTAGATGCAATCCAgtaatatagatagatagatagatagatagatagatagatagatagactttatttatttatcccaagttgggaaattacagtggagcagcagcattacacaaagtgaggatagacaacataagaataaaaatataaagaacaaactatacgtaataaaatatcaaaatagtaaataaaatataaatatattgtacaaaagtatatacagcaaattggcagtgtcatattaaactgaattagattagagattagattagataatactttatttatcccacaacggggaaattcacttgtttacagcagcgaaaaatagtcaaggagggaaaacacaagtgtacatatttacaaaaagtactaaagtagaacgtgctaaaacaagtactaaggtagaacataaacttaagaaaaaaacaacaacaaagaaaaaaacaaaaaaaaccaaaacaaaaacaaacaagaacaaaaaatgaatttgaatttgcataatcagtacttgtacttttgatactttaaagtACAATTCGCTGAATGCAGGACTCTTCATTGTGGTATTGCTGTGTACTTCTTCCAGCACTGGCGTAGCTTCACCTGTAAATACCTGCCTCAGGTGAGCCAGCTCAGCGTTTACGCGCCGCTCTGTAGGAGTGAAACACTCCCCCCTGCTGTCACACGGAGGAACTGCACCTGCTAATACCTCACAGGCTCGTATCggcctttgtgttttgtttgaatgcTCTTGAGACAAACTCACGGAGCGGTTTATCTCCCGCTCGGATACTTTTGTTTTCCGGTGCTGTAGCACCAGAACCGGCAGAACCAGCGGCAGCATGGAGCGGCTGTAGCGGCAGCAGCTACCGCGGCGACAGCTTCACTGCGTGGCGGTTTCCGGTGTCCGTCCGTCTGCAGGAGGAGGGATGGCGTCCGGCTTCAACCGCATCCCCTCTACCGCCGGTCCTCCGAGTCCTAAACACACCGACGCTTGTCGACCTAACACTGAAGGCGGGCGGTGAAACCCATCGAGTAAGTCACCCAGCTTTTATTACATCTACCAGCGGTGTTTTTGTGCAGCTGTGCGGGAGCTCCGGGAGGTTTTCAGCCTGCAGCTCCGGCGGGGAGGCCTAGTCTGATCCGGGGTCCGTTTATCCACAGAGGCTCGGTTCAAATAAAcgttatttgaaataaaacaaaaaaaagcaggggTAGCCCACTCACACAcgctttatttattcattctggAGTCAACACCTGTGAATAAAAGACAAACCGTTAGTCggttaatgttttaaaaacgatttaaatctttaaaacgGAGCCAACGGTTGTTTTAGTAACGGTCGCCGCGGCTAGCCCCGTTAGCTGCTAACTCGGAGCTAACGTCGGATAGCTTCATCCAGGAGGGGAAATAACATCAATAAACACCCCGCGGGAGGTGTTATTCCACCCGTGTGAGACGAGCACACAGGAGCACACTTTgtacattaaattattttacgCTCCCTGTTCtttaaaatgcatatttaaccgtttttttgtttaaaaaagaaaaagaaaagtgggaCCCGTTCCCGATTTGCGTTTCAGGAAATAGACCGAGccgggctctctctctctctctctctcttaattttattgttgttgctcCTCTGCACCGGTTTATCtcgcaggtgtgtgtgtgtgtgcttgcctAACATTATTTGCATAACGGACAATAATATTTACATGTCATATTTGGGATTTTTATTGCCTTTACTCCCTCCTATCTGTGATCATTGAGGAACAAGGCCTCTACAAAGCTAGTttaggtggtgtgtgtgtgtgtgtgtgtgtgtgtgtgtgtttcagttctgTATTACTACAAGCAAGACTTTGacagccagcacacacacacacacacacacacattgtgcatTATCTCctcctgcatgtttgtgtttatcaagTTTATTTAgtaattatttgtttgtgtttccccGCCTGCAGGTTCCCTCACCTGTCTCAAAGGACGTGTGTTAACACAGATTCAGCACTGTGTTGTGGTTACCGTTTCTTAAACCACATCCCACCATCCACCCAGTTTGGCACTGAAACCCCCCcgcgccacacacacacacacacacacacactctcatctgCTGAGCGCTGACTCCCTACATGCGAAGTGGAAGGATGACGGAGgcgtggcagcagcagcagcaacatgcgGTGGCTCCACCCTCTGTTGTGCACACGCTGCCCCAGGGAACCGACAACCCTCTGGGCTGCACTGTTTACGGTGTCGTCCTGCAGCCGGACACCTCCCTGCAGCAGCCCCAGCACGGCCAGCAGCTCACCGTTCAAACCCAGCAGCCCTCCTTGCAGGTAGGGGGCGAGAGGGGGCATAAGTGTGGAGCTTGTGGCCATGACATCTCTCACCTGGCCAACCCTCATGAACACCAGTGCATGGTGAACCAAGACCGGTCCTTCCAGTGCACGCAGTGTATGAAGATCTTCAGCCAGGCGACCGACCTGCTGGAGCATCAGTGTGTGCAGGTGGAGCAGAAACCTTTCGTGTGCGGGGTGTGTAAGATGGGTTTCTCTCTGCTCACCTCCTTGGCCCAGCATCACAACTCTCACGGGAACGGCAACAACCCGATGAAGTGCTCCATCTGTGAGAAAACGTACCGGCCGGGTTCTGGAAACGTCACCCCGACCTCGTCAGCTGCCAACCCTCAGCAGCCCTCCACTGGTGAGACGTCCAGTGGCGGTGCAGCGATCAGTGCCTCGTCTCCACCTGCGTTTGAGGCCTCCGCACCAGACAGGCCATACAAGTGCTCAGTGTGCCATAAGTCCTTCCGGCATTTGTCGGAGCTGACCCGCCACGAGAGAGTACACACTGGCGAGAAGCCATACAAATGTGACACGTGTGATAAAAGCTTCAGCCAGTCTTCGCATCTGGCGCACCACCAGCGTACGCACAGCTCCGAGCGGCCGTACAAATGCGCCGTTTGCGAGAAGAGCTTCAAGCACCGCTCGCACCTCGTGCGGCACATGTACGCTCACTCGGGCGAGCACCTGTTCAAGTGCAATTTATGCGAGATGCACTTTAAGGAGTCGTCCGAGCTCCTGCACCATCAGTGCCAGCCTGAAGGGGAGAGACCTTTCCGCTGCGGTTCTTGCGGGAAGAGCTTCAAGCGCCCGTCCGACCTGCGGCAGCACGAACGCACCCACTCGGAGGAGCGACCTTTCCAGTGCGAGGAGTGCCAGATGAGCTTCAAGCAGCAGTACGCTCTGGTGCGCCACCGTCGCACTCACAAAAATCCAGCCGATCGCCCCTTCAAGTGTAACCTCTGCGACAAGGGGTTCCTTCAGCCATCCCATCTGCTTTACCACCAGCAGGTTCACGGTATGGAAAGTCTGTTTAAGTGTGCGTCCTGCCAGAAGTCTTTCAGCCAATCGGGAGAACTGCTGAGGCATAAATGTGGCGGCGAGGTGGAGAAGCCCTACAAGTGTGACGTGTGCGGCAAAGGTTACAAAAAGAATTCGACGCTGCAGCGCCACCAGAACTCTCACTGCACGGAGAAGCCGCTCAAGTGCTCCCTGTGCGACAAGCGCTTCGTGTCGTCCTCCGAGTTCGTCCAGCACCGCTGCGACCCGACCCGCGAGAAGCCGCTGAAGTGTCCCGACTGTGAAAAGCGCTTCAGGTACTCGTCGGAGCTGCAGCGCCACCGGCGAGTCCACACCGGGGAGAAGCCATTCAAGTGCGCCAGCTGCGACAAGAGCTTCAAGCAACGCGAACACCTGGCCAAGCACCAGAGCGTGCACTCGCGGGAGACGcagtttaagtgtgtgtggtgcgGAGAGCGTTTCGTTGACCTCACAGCTCTGCAGGAGCACACGGTCCAGCACACCGCTGAGGGTGAGAGCTTCCCCGAAGCTCCGTGCATCCCATGAACCGAACTGCTGTTCAGTCCTGAGCAGCAACAAATGTGACATTCACCCACAAAAGCAAACGTGTGCCAGCCTCCGCTCCCCCATTTGTAGTTTATAACATGCACCTGATAGtttaatgaattttattttttagcatcAGCAAGACTCAAGTTCATCCTCATCCTTCTTTGTATAAATGGCAAAATAATCCTAAATCGACCGGCGATTAGGATCCCTCGACTTATTTTGGAacacatggaggaaaaaaacttgAAGAAGGCGTGTGATGTTTAACAGTGTGGGAAGATCTTGATTTCTGTTTGTAGTACCGAGTGTTGGGACCTTACTCTGTGGTTGCATGTGATGTGTCTGTTTTGTAACTGTTGATTCTGTTGTTGAGAAAGATGACAAGAACTTCCAAgacaggtgtatgtgtgtgtgtgtgtgcacctctGTGAAAAATccatgtgccttttttttttttttttaaccgatCAGtcgtttattttattattttttttgtctgtgtttcattCGACATTTTTCACGTCCGGTGTCaccgatttaaaaaaaacctccccCATCCATCCGCACACAGCGGCTGGCTTGTGCAGCAGTATCTTTTCACATACTTAGATTTTAGGTAGTTTATCATCTGTTTGTGCATGAATATTTATCACACTTTAATATCACTGTTGTATTATAGGTTTGGTTTATTTAGGAAAAACATcctaagaagaagaaaaaaagtggattTGTGAAAAATGTATAGCCTGTGTCCTATGAAATCTGTGTTGTTGCATCtttgtattaaaaacaaatgacgtCTAGGTAACTAACCCATACCTATCATGTCATACAAACACTTGACGTGCAATAGAACGTGCACAATGTAATATTTATGACTACTGATTCATGGCATAGTCTACTCTGTTATATTATAGATTGTGTGTATATGCTTATGTAATCATTGAAAACTGTATAGTGCTTATGTTACCTGCTTTTGTATTCACCATGAATGAGCTTGCAGTATTTTGCAAGTGCTTTTTAGTTTCAGTTCCAGATGGATTAACACGAACCCGAcgagacttttaaaaaaacgttaCATTGCTCACTTGCCACAAACTAGCTGCATTAGTTACTGTGCGATAGATCTAACAAAAAgtaatatgactttttttgaaattttattttattttgaaagaattggCCTTGTAAACATCCTCACAGGATTTCTAGCCTCCTTTCCTGGTCCACGCCAGACGCTCATCAGATTAATCCGAGTAGCCTCAAAGAAGTTATGTGTTGGTTTAACACCAGGcataaagtaagaaaaaaaaacagatatttgtgTACTTTAGTTAACTGTGTGGGTTTCTATATTCTGTACAATCTTTGCAGTATATTTAAAAGAAGGTTTTTGGAGTTTAGAGATCATGGGTAAAGGGAATTAAagctggggaggggggggacgGGGACGATGGGGGACCGTGTGGTTGTGCCATGGTTTAAAGTCCTGGTGAGTCTGCTTCAAAACCTTCTTGTCGAAGGTGAACGAGTGTAAGGAAGCGTTGGATTTACACATTATGGATATCAATATAGACtcctgttcatactgtatacaGACAATTAAAATAAACCACCCTTATGAAAACTAAGGTTGTACATTGTTTTCATCACAGCTAATTCTACAACAAAGATTTGGTCCAGTAAAA
The Larimichthys crocea isolate SSNF chromosome VIII, L_crocea_2.0, whole genome shotgun sequence genome window above contains:
- the znf319a gene encoding zinc finger protein 319, with amino-acid sequence MRSGRMTEAWQQQQQHAVAPPSVVHTLPQGTDNPLGCTVYGVVLQPDTSLQQPQHGQQLTVQTQQPSLQVGGERGHKCGACGHDISHLANPHEHQCMVNQDRSFQCTQCMKIFSQATDLLEHQCVQVEQKPFVCGVCKMGFSLLTSLAQHHNSHGNGNNPMKCSICEKTYRPGSGNVTPTSSAANPQQPSTGETSSGGAAISASSPPAFEASAPDRPYKCSVCHKSFRHLSELTRHERVHTGEKPYKCDTCDKSFSQSSHLAHHQRTHSSERPYKCAVCEKSFKHRSHLVRHMYAHSGEHLFKCNLCEMHFKESSELLHHQCQPEGERPFRCGSCGKSFKRPSDLRQHERTHSEERPFQCEECQMSFKQQYALVRHRRTHKNPADRPFKCNLCDKGFLQPSHLLYHQQVHGMESLFKCASCQKSFSQSGELLRHKCGGEVEKPYKCDVCGKGYKKNSTLQRHQNSHCTEKPLKCSLCDKRFVSSSEFVQHRCDPTREKPLKCPDCEKRFRYSSELQRHRRVHTGEKPFKCASCDKSFKQREHLAKHQSVHSRETQFKCVWCGERFVDLTALQEHTVQHTAEGESFPEAPCIP